Below is a window of Halomicrobium mukohataei DSM 12286 DNA.
CAGTCGGCGCGGGACGATCTCTTCGACGGCGTGCTCGAACGGGCCGTTCGATTCGTCTTCTACGGCCGTGCCGCCGCTCGGATCGCGAGCCCCGCCGAGCGCGACGACGGGGAGGTAGTCGATGATTGAACTGACCACTGCCCTGCAGGGCGTCGCGGCGCTGTTCGTCTGTTTCGCCGTCGTCGCCCTCTACCGCGTGTATCAGGGACCGACAGCCCACGACCGCGTGATCGCCGTCAACGTCGTGGGTACCAACACCGTCATCGCCATCGCGTTGCTCGCAGGTGCGTTCGACGACCAGCTGTTCCTGGACGTGGCGCTGGTCTACGCGCTGTTGAACTTCCTGCTGAGCATCGCGTTCTCGAAGTTCAACGTCGAGCGCGGGGGTGTGCTGTGATGGAGCCGATCGGCTGGCTCGCCGTCGGCCTCGGGGTCGCCGGTGCCTTCTTCGGGTTCGTCGCGGCCGTCGGCCTGGTGCGACTGCCCGACGTGTACACCCGCACCCACGCGGCCTCCAAGAGCGACACGCTGGCCGCCGTGCTGTCGCTGGCCGGCGCTGCCATCGCGATCCAGTCGGAGCTGGCGACGATCAAGGCCGTCCTGTTGCTGGTGTTCATCTTCCTGACGAACCCGACGGCCGCCCACGCCATCGCTCGCGCTGCCGACGACCAGGGCATCGAACCGTGGACGACCGACGACACGGAGGTGACTGACAGTGCCGACGACAGTTGAACTGGCCTTGCTCGTGTTCGTCCTGGGCTGTGCGCTCGGGACGGCGGTGCTGCGTGACGTGCTGGCCTCGGTGATCGCCTTCGCGGCCTACAGCCTCGGGGTCTCGATCATCTGGATCGTCCTGCAGGCACCCGACGTCGGCCTGACCGAGGCCGCCGTCGGGGCCGGCGTCATGACGATCCTGCTGCTGATGGCGCTTGCCAACACGTCCCGGCCCAGCGAGGATCGGCGCTTCGAGTCGATCAGTCTCCGGACGGCGATCGTCGTCCTCGTGTTCGTCGCCGTCATGGCCTCGACGATCCCGGCGCTCCCGGCCATCGGTGGCCCGGACAATCCGGTCGTCGACGGCGAGGTGAGCCAGTACTACCTCGACAACGCCTACGACCAGACGGAGGTCCACAACGCCGTGACCGCGGTACTCGCGGGCTATCGGGGACTGGACACGCTCGG
It encodes the following:
- a CDS encoding cation:proton antiporter; amino-acid sequence: MIELTTALQGVAALFVCFAVVALYRVYQGPTAHDRVIAVNVVGTNTVIAIALLAGAFDDQLFLDVALVYALLNFLLSIAFSKFNVERGGVL
- the mnhG gene encoding monovalent cation/H(+) antiporter subunit G, which produces MEPIGWLAVGLGVAGAFFGFVAAVGLVRLPDVYTRTHAASKSDTLAAVLSLAGAAIAIQSELATIKAVLLLVFIFLTNPTAAHAIARAADDQGIEPWTTDDTEVTDSADDS
- a CDS encoding DUF4040 domain-containing protein, yielding MPTTVELALLVFVLGCALGTAVLRDVLASVIAFAAYSLGVSIIWIVLQAPDVGLTEAAVGAGVMTILLLMALANTSRPSEDRRFESISLRTAIVVLVFVAVMASTIPALPAIGGPDNPVVDGEVSQYYLDNAYDQTEVHNAVTAVLAGYRGLDTLGEAVVVFVAGVATLSVLRREDFA